In Brachypodium distachyon strain Bd21 chromosome 5, Brachypodium_distachyon_v3.0, whole genome shotgun sequence, the genomic window TAGAAGCTGATGACTGGGCGTTCCTTACTTCTCTGTCCAACTGCACTCAGTTGTTAAGGTTAGCAATGGATGGGAATATCTTGAATGGAAGTATTCCAGAATCAGTAGGCAATCTTTCAAGAAAGTTAGAGCGGTTAAACTTTGGACAAAACCAAATTTCTGGAAATATACCAGCTGAGATAGGAAACCTTGTAAACCTCACTCTGCTTGACATGGGTCAGAACATGCTCTTAGGACAAATTCCCCTGACAATTTGGAACTTGACCAACTTGTTTGTCCTAAAACTTTCCATGAACAGGTTGTCAGGTCAAATCCCATCAACAGTTGGTAATCTTcttcaactcggccacctttATCTTGATGACAATGAGTTGTCTGGAAACATACCGCCAAATATAGGACAATGTAAAAGGCTGCTTATGCTGAACTTTTCAGCTAACCATTTTAATGGATCCATACCAATTGAACTCGTTGGTATATCTTCCCTTTCCTTGGGTTTGGACTTGTCAAACAATAACCTGACAGGGCCAATGCCACAGCAAGTTGGTAACCTGATCAATCTTGGCCTCCTAAGTGTTTCCAACAACAGATTATCTGGTGGACTTCCTGCTGGACTTGGCCAGTGTGTTCAACTGCTATCGCTTCACATGGAACACAACATGTTTAGTGGGAATATTTCCGAGGATTTCAGAGCACTGAAGAACATACAGCAGATAGATCTGTCTGAAAATAATTTGACTGGTCAAGTTCCAGAATTCTTTGAGAACTTCACCAGCTTAAATGTTAATATATCATACAACAAATTTGAAGGACCAATTCCGACTGGTGGTATCTTTCAAAATTCAAAGGTTGTTTCCCTGCAAGGCAACATAGGATTATGTGAAAAAGCAGCTGCCATATTTGAACTACCAATTTGCCCCACCACCCCCACTTCCCCAGCAACCAACAGGAGGAGCCATGCACGCCTGATTCTGATAAGCATTCCACTGGTTATTATTGCTTTGTTCGCTTTTCTGTACGCTCTTGTCACTGTTATGAAGGGAACTGAAACTCAACCACCTGAAAACTtcaaggagacaaagaagaggGTGTCATATGGCGACATTCTTAAAGCCACCAGTTGGTTCTCTCTGGTCAACCGGATCAGCTCAAGTCATACAGCGTCAGTCTACATTGGTCGGTTTGAGTTCGAAACAGATCTAGTGGCCATCAAGACGTTCCATCTTAGTGAGAAAGGTTCACAAAATAGCTTTTTCACTGAGTGCAAAGTGCTAAAACATACCCGCCATCGCAATCTGGTTCAAGCTATTACCTGTTGCTCAACGGTAAATTTTGAGAACAATGAATTCAAGGCTATCGTGTACGAGTTCATGGCAAATGGTAGCCTAGACATGTGGATACACGCAAGGCTTCACCAAGGCAGCCCAAGGAGGCTTCTGACCTTAGGTCAGCGGATAAGTATTGCTGCTGATGTGGCTTCTGCTCTGGACTATCTGCAAAACCAGTTGATACCTCCTCTGGTTCACTGCGATTTGAAGCCAAGTAATGTTCTTCTGGACTACGACATGACCTCGCGCATTGGTGACTTTGGGTCTGCCAAGTTTCTCTCTTCAAGTCTTGGTGGGCCAGAAGGCTTGGCGGGTGTCGGAGGAACAATTGGATATATTGCACCTGGTGAGATATACTGCCTTTTGTTTGAAGCGACTGTCGAGTCCAACTCTGGTCTCTCTTTGTTAGCTAGTTTCACAACATTTATGTGTACTGCTCCTGTTTTACAGAATATGGGATGGGATGCAAAATCTCAACAGGTGGTGATGTATATAGTTTCGGGGTGCTGCTACTGGAAATGCTCACGGCGATGCGACCAACCGACGCAGTTTGTGGCAATGCCCTCAGCCTTCACAAGTATGTTGACCTAGCTTTCCCTGATAGGATTGCCGACATTTTAGATCCACATATGTCATATGGGGAGGATGAGTTGGCTGCTTCTCTATGTATGCAAAACTACATAATACCATTGGTTGGAATTGGCCTAGCGTGCTCTGCGGAATCACCAAAAGATAGACCGGCAATGCAGGATGTTTGTGGCAAAATTGTTGACATCAAAGAGGCATTTGTCCAAACCCCGTGATTACAGATTTACAGCGACTAGTCTGATGCAGCTCGATATCACAGATCCTGACTATATTTGAAAGTACAGTTGCTATACTACTGTAATTCTTCTATGTGAAATGCAGCTGTATTATTTACAGAACTGTAACAATTTTTAATGTATACCTGATTAGTATGCACCTTTATGATATGGGTCGGGGTGATCCTTCTTTTTGAGATCAAAGCGAGAATACCCTCCGAGAGTAAATATTGAAACCCAGTTCTGTTTCAGTAGTATGATAGGCATGTGTGCAGCAATGCTATTAgctctacattttttttaaatgagaTGCTGTCAATGTCGATTCtttcttttggagtcatcttcTGCGTCCTAATTTGGTCAAAGCTCAGAAGATTGTTTTAAGATGTTTCATCCTGATGTGGATAATTTGCAGTGGTGGGTTCATGGTTCTTTGGTATGATTTGGGCCTGGagttaccttttttttaatacatCTGATGGAACGGACCAAAATCTGCATCTTGTTTCATTTTCTGCGGcaaattttgttcttttggCAGTACCAGAAG contains:
- the LOC100837148 gene encoding probable LRR receptor-like serine/threonine-protein kinase At3g47570, encoding MAPQVLGSKSRFAPSCHAPFLLCSLLIFLSSNTIILSSAQASNSSESDRQALLCFKSGISKDPAGVLGSWRNDSLNFCSWQGVNCSITLPIRAVSIEFKSMRLTGTLSGCLAALTSLVQMNLQNNKLSGSIPDEIAELQNLQILMLAGNRLAGIIPLSLGTAASLRYVNLANNSLSGVIPDSLSNSSSLSEIILSRNNLSGVIPTNLFKSSKLVTVDLRWNALSGPIPQFEKMAALQVLDLTGNLLSGTIPTSLGNVSSLRSIVLSQNNLQGPIPETLGQIPNLQMLDLSQNIFSGYVPDTIYNVSSLRIFDLGINNFNGRMPSRIGHSLPNLQTLVMRGNRFSGSIPDSLTNMSKLQVLDLSINLLTGVIPSFGSSVNLNQLLLGNNNLEADDWAFLTSLSNCTQLLRLAMDGNILNGSIPESVGNLSRKLERLNFGQNQISGNIPAEIGNLVNLTLLDMGQNMLLGQIPLTIWNLTNLFVLKLSMNRLSGQIPSTVGNLLQLGHLYLDDNELSGNIPPNIGQCKRLLMLNFSANHFNGSIPIELVGISSLSLGLDLSNNNLTGPMPQQVGNLINLGLLSVSNNRLSGGLPAGLGQCVQLLSLHMEHNMFSGNISEDFRALKNIQQIDLSENNLTGQVPEFFENFTSLNVNISYNKFEGPIPTGGIFQNSKVVSLQGNIGLCEKAAAIFELPICPTTPTSPATNRRSHARLILISIPLVIIALFAFLYALVTVMKGTETQPPENFKETKKRVSYGDILKATSWFSLVNRISSSHTASVYIGRFEFETDLVAIKTFHLSEKGSQNSFFTECKVLKHTRHRNLVQAITCCSTVNFENNEFKAIVYEFMANGSLDMWIHARLHQGSPRRLLTLGQRISIAADVASALDYLQNQLIPPLVHCDLKPSNVLLDYDMTSRIGDFGSAKFLSSSLGGPEGLAGVGGTIGYIAPEYGMGCKISTGGDVYSFGVLLLEMLTAMRPTDAVCGNALSLHKYVDLAFPDRIADILDPHMSYGEDELAASLCMQNYIIPLVGIGLACSAESPKDRPAMQDVCGKIVDIKEAFVQTP